The following proteins come from a genomic window of Iamia sp. SCSIO 61187:
- a CDS encoding class I SAM-dependent methyltransferase has product MEGYDAATYGDRFADVYDDWYDDPDATEAAVAALVARARAVAPAGTTTPSLLELGAGTGRLALPLAAAGLAVTGVDASTAMFDRLAAKPGGSRVTAVVGDMAGPLPDGPFDLVVVARNTFFNLTTEAAQRACLREVARVLAPGGRLVLEAFVPTDDDGPTSSVEVRSITADRVLLFVDRHDPATSEAWSSFVDISPDGIRLRPCHVRYLRPADLDALAAACGLALDDRAEDWAGARFDDTSAHHVSTYRRSDPGSAA; this is encoded by the coding sequence GTGGAGGGCTACGACGCCGCCACCTACGGCGACCGCTTCGCCGACGTCTACGACGACTGGTACGACGACCCCGACGCCACCGAGGCGGCCGTCGCCGCCCTGGTCGCTCGGGCCCGGGCGGTGGCACCCGCGGGCACCACCACCCCCTCCCTCCTCGAGCTGGGCGCCGGCACCGGCCGCCTCGCCCTCCCCCTGGCCGCCGCCGGCCTGGCCGTCACCGGCGTCGACGCCTCGACCGCCATGTTCGACCGGCTGGCGGCCAAGCCCGGCGGCAGCCGGGTCACGGCCGTCGTCGGCGACATGGCCGGCCCCCTCCCCGACGGCCCCTTCGACCTCGTCGTCGTGGCTCGCAACACCTTCTTCAACCTCACCACCGAGGCCGCCCAGCGGGCCTGCCTGAGAGAGGTCGCTCGGGTCCTCGCCCCCGGCGGCCGGCTGGTGCTCGAGGCCTTCGTGCCGACCGACGACGACGGGCCCACCTCCTCGGTCGAAGTCCGCAGCATCACCGCCGACCGCGTCCTGCTCTTCGTCGACCGCCACGACCCGGCGACCAGCGAGGCCTGGAGCTCCTTCGTCGACATCTCGCCCGACGGGATCCGCCTCCGCCCCTGCCACGTCCGCTACCTCCGCCCCGCCGACCTCGACGCCCTCGCCGCCGCGTGCGGGCTGGCCCTCGACGACCGGGCCGAGGACTGGGCCGGCGCCCGGTTCGACGACACCTCGGCGCACCACGTGTCCACCTACCGCCGCTCCGACCCCGGGTCCGCGGCCTGA
- a CDS encoding SRPBCC family protein, whose protein sequence is MGRVKVGITIDAPPRRVWAEVEHPERHVDWMADAVAIRFTSRSRQGVGTTFECDTKVGPFRLTDEMEITDWRAGKVMGVRHVGLVTGTGRFTLRRARRGRTRFTWEERLRYPWWMGGPVGGVVGDRIMGRIWRGNLRRLKAQIEG, encoded by the coding sequence ATGGGACGCGTCAAGGTCGGGATCACCATCGACGCACCCCCCCGCCGGGTCTGGGCCGAGGTCGAGCACCCCGAGCGCCACGTGGACTGGATGGCGGACGCGGTGGCGATCCGCTTCACGTCCCGGTCGCGGCAGGGCGTGGGCACCACCTTCGAGTGCGACACCAAGGTCGGTCCGTTCCGCCTGACCGACGAGATGGAGATCACCGACTGGCGCGCCGGCAAGGTCATGGGCGTGCGCCACGTCGGCCTCGTCACCGGCACCGGCCGGTTCACCCTCCGCCGCGCCCGGCGGGGGCGGACGCGGTTCACCTGGGAGGAGCGCCTCCGCTACCCGTGGTGGATGGGCGGCCCCGTCGGCGGCGTCGTCGGCGACCGCATCATGGGGCGGATCTGGCGGGGGAACCTCCGACGCCTGAAGGCCCAGATCGAGGGCTGA
- a CDS encoding beta-propeller domain-containing protein: protein MTTAASMTPGSRPRRGAIGALALLGVGLLTTALVLAAGETGTPSKVAGAVELSTFSSCDDLAAWGSGAMDPGAGRAEESFDAVGGDMAEADAPTAAPSDGGAPSTTAVAVDGAEGAASGGPAVDETNVAVEGVDEIDLVDRLTEDVVLVTSSGRLAVVDLVAAEVVAATAVPWDAQITYDAEAGVAWVVGHGDSGGVVVERVAVDVAGLEPEGSWTTTGSLVDARRVGDELHVVATEGFATPAFDGAGGLPPADPSAVPFADGPVACDEVLHPEGPSDPTATLLVTLPATGEVDPVRAAEVVGSGSLVHVTTGSIYLATPQWHPDGSTTTGIHRFEAATLEPTGSGQVEGSLLDELSMSEHDRFLRVAVTQGGGVRAFGGDVGVAVDVAPAAPETTEPEMTEPDVVEPETTTAPDGRESSEPPLTTVVTEPLPPPPPGPEGPALNEIVVLDTDGALDVVGRTEPFGHPGETLHGVRFAGTTAYAVTFLQTDPFYVVDLADPSAPQVLGEVELPGFSSYLHPLGGGLVVGFGPGGDGRAAAKLFDVSDPTAPAVVGELVLGDESAVSVDHHAYLDLGDGRFAVPATSYGVAEEVAPDAGPGDTWAGLAGEVVVVDTAGGELVEVARHAVSTSEPATRVLSVGDGWALLAGPEIVVLDGAGHPTGRVTL from the coding sequence ATGACCACCGCTGCGTCCATGACCCCCGGCAGCCGCCCCCGGCGCGGCGCGATCGGTGCCCTGGCCCTGCTGGGCGTCGGCCTGCTCACCACGGCCCTCGTGCTGGCGGCGGGGGAGACGGGGACCCCGTCGAAGGTCGCGGGAGCGGTGGAGCTCTCGACGTTCTCGTCGTGCGACGACCTGGCGGCCTGGGGCTCCGGGGCCATGGACCCGGGCGCAGGGCGGGCCGAGGAGTCCTTCGACGCCGTGGGTGGTGACATGGCCGAGGCCGACGCGCCGACCGCAGCTCCGTCCGACGGCGGCGCCCCCTCGACCACCGCGGTCGCCGTCGACGGGGCCGAGGGGGCTGCGTCGGGGGGGCCGGCCGTCGACGAGACCAACGTGGCGGTCGAGGGGGTCGACGAGATCGACCTGGTCGACCGGCTCACCGAGGACGTCGTCCTCGTGACGTCGTCGGGCCGCCTGGCCGTCGTGGACCTGGTCGCCGCCGAGGTCGTGGCGGCGACCGCGGTTCCCTGGGATGCCCAGATCACCTACGACGCCGAGGCCGGCGTGGCCTGGGTGGTCGGTCACGGCGACAGCGGGGGAGTGGTCGTCGAGCGGGTCGCCGTCGACGTCGCCGGGCTCGAGCCCGAGGGATCGTGGACCACGACCGGGTCGCTGGTGGACGCCCGGCGGGTCGGTGACGAGCTCCACGTCGTGGCCACCGAGGGCTTCGCCACCCCTGCCTTCGACGGCGCGGGTGGCCTCCCGCCGGCCGATCCCTCCGCGGTGCCGTTCGCCGACGGCCCCGTCGCCTGCGACGAGGTCCTCCACCCCGAGGGACCGTCCGACCCGACGGCCACGCTGCTGGTCACCCTCCCGGCCACCGGTGAGGTCGACCCCGTCCGCGCCGCCGAGGTGGTCGGCTCGGGCTCCCTGGTCCACGTCACGACCGGGTCGATCTACCTGGCCACACCGCAGTGGCACCCCGATGGGTCGACCACGACCGGGATCCACCGGTTCGAGGCGGCCACGCTCGAGCCGACGGGCTCGGGTCAGGTGGAGGGCAGCCTCCTCGACGAGCTCTCCATGTCCGAGCACGACCGGTTCCTGCGGGTCGCGGTGACCCAGGGCGGCGGGGTCCGCGCCTTCGGGGGCGACGTCGGTGTCGCCGTCGACGTGGCCCCGGCGGCACCGGAGACGACCGAACCGGAGATGACCGAGCCCGACGTGGTCGAGCCCGAGACCACGACGGCGCCCGACGGGCGCGAGTCGAGCGAGCCGCCCCTGACGACGGTCGTGACCGAGCCCCTCCCGCCGCCGCCGCCCGGGCCGGAGGGCCCGGCGCTCAACGAGATCGTCGTGCTCGACACCGACGGCGCCCTCGACGTCGTCGGCCGGACCGAACCCTTCGGGCACCCCGGCGAGACCCTGCACGGCGTCCGCTTCGCCGGCACCACGGCCTACGCCGTGACGTTCCTCCAGACCGACCCGTTCTACGTGGTCGACCTCGCGGACCCGTCGGCCCCGCAGGTCCTGGGCGAGGTCGAGCTCCCCGGGTTCAGCTCCTACCTCCACCCGCTCGGGGGCGGGCTGGTGGTCGGGTTCGGGCCCGGCGGGGACGGGCGGGCTGCGGCCAAGCTGTTCGACGTCTCGGACCCGACCGCCCCGGCCGTCGTCGGTGAGCTCGTGCTGGGCGACGAGTCCGCGGTCTCGGTCGACCACCACGCCTACCTCGACCTGGGTGACGGCCGCTTCGCCGTGCCGGCCACGTCCTACGGGGTGGCGGAGGAGGTCGCACCTGATGCGGGGCCCGGGGACACCTGGGCGGGGCTGGCCGGCGAGGTCGTGGTGGTGGACACCGCCGGCGGTGAGCTGGTCGAGGTCGCCCGCCACGCCGTGTCCACCTCGGAGCCTGCCACCCGGGTCCTGAGCGTCGGTGACGGCTGGGCCCTGCTCGCCGGCCCGGAGATCGTCGTGCTCGACGGCGCCGGCCATCCGACCGGGCGCGTCACCCTCTGA
- a CDS encoding rhomboid family intramembrane serine protease, producing the protein MTAPTNVRTCYRHPDRMAGISCQRCDRPICPACMRQASVGFHCPDCAAQGKQRVYQGVAALVTRPIATQVLIAINVLAFAAMLATSALEPFSAGGKAIALARDDNGLFADGALFGPFVPDEPWRIVTGGFLHSNGIPFGFLHLAMNMYFIWILGQMLESALGRTRFVALYALALIGGSLGVLVLDPTAVTIGASGAAYGLMGAAFFVARDRNIDLMRSGLVTTLGINLLLTFSIPGISIGGHVGGLVAGGLGGLVLVEGSKRLGPKGGLVASGITVALTVVLALVAYGLMVGEYGDIIIR; encoded by the coding sequence ATGACGGCCCCGACCAACGTCCGCACGTGCTACCGCCACCCCGACCGGATGGCCGGGATCTCGTGCCAGCGCTGCGACCGCCCCATCTGCCCGGCGTGCATGCGCCAGGCGTCGGTCGGGTTCCACTGCCCCGACTGCGCCGCCCAGGGCAAGCAGCGGGTCTACCAGGGCGTGGCGGCGCTGGTGACCCGGCCCATCGCCACCCAGGTCCTGATCGCCATCAACGTGCTGGCGTTCGCGGCGATGCTCGCGACCAGCGCCCTGGAGCCCTTCTCCGCCGGCGGGAAGGCGATCGCCCTCGCGCGGGACGACAACGGCCTGTTCGCCGACGGGGCCCTGTTCGGGCCCTTCGTGCCCGACGAGCCGTGGCGCATCGTCACCGGTGGCTTCCTGCACTCGAACGGCATCCCGTTCGGGTTCCTGCACCTGGCGATGAACATGTACTTCATCTGGATCCTCGGCCAGATGCTGGAGTCGGCGCTGGGCCGCACCCGGTTCGTCGCCCTCTACGCCCTCGCCCTGATCGGGGGGTCGCTGGGCGTGCTGGTGCTCGACCCCACCGCGGTCACCATCGGCGCCTCCGGTGCCGCCTACGGGCTCATGGGGGCGGCGTTCTTCGTGGCCCGCGACCGGAACATCGACCTGATGCGCTCGGGCCTCGTCACCACGCTCGGCATCAACCTGCTGCTCACCTTCAGCATCCCGGGCATCTCCATCGGCGGGCACGTGGGCGGCCTCGTCGCCGGCGGGCTCGGCGGCCTCGTGCTCGTCGAGGGCAGCAAGCGCCTCGGCCCGAAGGGCGGGTTGGTCGCGTCGGGGATCACCGTCGCCCTCACCGTCGTGCTCGCCCTCGTGGCCTACGGGCTCATGGTGGGCGAGTACGGGGACATCATCATCCGCTGA
- a CDS encoding enoyl-CoA hydratase/isomerase family protein, whose translation MSSSQPLVSVERRDDDVAVLRIENGKVNALSTGLLEQLEGAAQALIDAPPGAVVVTGGDRIFAAGADISEFAGPDEARAVGTCFLRALNAVADIPRAVIAAVSGVALGGGCELALACDLRIASDRARFGQPEILLGIIPGGGGTQRLARLVGPARAKDMILSGRQVDAEEALRIGLVDRVVPAAEVQDAAIAWAAELAAGAVAAQGLAKRAIDRGFDVTLGSGLELEQELFTQVFATDDARIGVESFREHGPGKARFTGR comes from the coding sequence ATGTCCTCCTCGCAGCCCCTCGTCTCCGTCGAGCGCCGGGACGACGACGTCGCCGTCCTGCGCATCGAGAACGGCAAGGTCAACGCCCTGTCCACGGGCCTGCTCGAGCAGCTCGAGGGGGCGGCCCAGGCCCTGATCGACGCCCCTCCCGGGGCCGTGGTCGTCACCGGCGGCGACCGCATCTTCGCCGCCGGGGCGGACATCTCCGAGTTCGCCGGACCCGACGAGGCGCGCGCCGTGGGCACCTGCTTCCTGCGGGCCCTGAACGCCGTGGCCGACATCCCCCGGGCCGTGATCGCCGCCGTCAGCGGTGTGGCGTTGGGTGGCGGCTGCGAGCTGGCCCTCGCCTGCGACCTGCGGATCGCGTCGGACCGGGCCCGCTTCGGGCAGCCCGAGATCCTGCTGGGCATCATCCCCGGCGGCGGTGGCACCCAGCGGCTGGCGCGCCTCGTCGGCCCCGCCCGGGCCAAGGACATGATCCTCTCGGGCCGCCAGGTCGACGCCGAGGAGGCCCTGCGCATCGGGCTCGTCGACCGCGTCGTGCCCGCCGCCGAGGTGCAGGACGCGGCGATCGCCTGGGCCGCCGAGCTGGCGGCCGGGGCGGTGGCGGCCCAGGGGCTGGCCAAGCGGGCCATCGACCGCGGCTTCGACGTGACCCTGGGGTCGGGCTTGGAGCTCGAGCAGGAGCTCTTCACCCAGGTGTTCGCCACCGACGATGCCCGCATCGGTGTGGAGTCGTTCCGCGAGCACGGTCCCGGCAAGGCGCGCTTCACCGGGCGGTGA
- a CDS encoding NifU family protein, translated as MLEKLHATIQAIRPAIQADNGDIELRGFDEDTGVVTVELTGACVSCPASTVTLKAGVERILKDRVPGVTAVEAVGMGLESESVVSL; from the coding sequence ATGCTCGAGAAGCTCCACGCCACCATCCAGGCGATCCGCCCGGCCATCCAGGCCGACAACGGCGACATCGAGCTGCGCGGATTCGACGAGGACACCGGCGTCGTCACCGTCGAGCTCACCGGCGCCTGCGTGAGCTGCCCGGCCTCCACCGTGACCCTCAAGGCCGGCGTGGAGCGGATCCTGAAGGACCGGGTCCCGGGCGTGACCGCCGTCGAGGCCGTCGGCATGGGTCTCGAGTCCGAGAGCGTCGTCTCCCTCTGA
- the murA gene encoding UDP-N-acetylglucosamine 1-carboxyvinyltransferase, with product MQRILVRGGGPLSGRVAISGAKNSVLKLMAATVLAEGTFTIRNVPDITDVRLMAELLEAMGCTATLDGDVLTIVRPAEITPEAPYELVEAMRASIVVLGPLLARVGRARVSLPGGDDFGQRPIDMHLDGLRRLGADLTFEHGYIEGRAERLRGTRIVLEYPSVGATENVLMAAVLAEGTTVIENAAKEPELADLAAFLNRMGATIIGAGSSTVTVDGVEHLHPVDHAVIPDRLEAATFLTGLAVAGGELVLEQARPEHMDMLMHKMGDMGLRTSAHPDGVWAAAPERIRAVDINSLPYPGIATDYLPLMVAALSVADGPSIATENIFGGRFRYVDELVRMGADIRVEHHYALIRGVPRLSGAPVKAHDIRAGAAIAMAALGADGETVIADAQHVARGYDRFVEKMRSIGADMDAD from the coding sequence ATGCAACGGATCCTCGTCCGGGGCGGCGGGCCCCTCTCGGGCCGGGTCGCCATCTCCGGCGCCAAGAACTCGGTGCTCAAGCTGATGGCGGCGACCGTCCTGGCCGAGGGCACCTTCACCATCCGCAACGTCCCCGACATCACCGACGTGCGGCTGATGGCCGAGCTGCTCGAGGCCATGGGGTGCACCGCCACGCTCGACGGTGACGTGCTCACCATCGTGCGGCCGGCCGAGATCACCCCCGAGGCGCCCTACGAACTGGTCGAGGCCATGCGGGCCTCGATCGTGGTGCTCGGCCCGCTGCTCGCCCGGGTCGGACGCGCTCGGGTGTCACTCCCGGGCGGCGACGACTTCGGCCAGCGCCCCATCGACATGCACCTCGACGGGCTCCGCCGGCTCGGGGCCGACCTGACCTTCGAGCACGGCTACATCGAGGGCCGGGCCGAGCGGCTGCGGGGCACCCGCATCGTGCTCGAGTACCCGAGCGTGGGCGCCACCGAGAACGTGCTGATGGCTGCGGTCCTGGCCGAGGGCACGACCGTCATCGAGAACGCGGCCAAGGAGCCCGAGCTGGCCGACCTGGCCGCCTTCTTGAACCGGATGGGCGCCACGATCATCGGTGCCGGCAGCTCGACGGTCACCGTCGACGGGGTCGAGCACCTCCACCCCGTCGACCACGCCGTCATCCCCGACCGGCTGGAGGCCGCCACCTTCCTCACCGGACTGGCCGTGGCCGGCGGCGAGCTGGTGCTGGAGCAGGCCCGCCCGGAGCACATGGACATGCTGATGCACAAGATGGGCGACATGGGGCTGCGGACCTCGGCCCACCCCGACGGCGTGTGGGCGGCGGCGCCCGAGCGGATCCGGGCCGTCGACATCAACAGCCTCCCGTACCCGGGCATCGCCACCGACTACCTGCCCCTCATGGTCGCCGCCCTGAGCGTGGCCGACGGGCCCTCCATCGCCACCGAGAACATCTTCGGCGGCCGCTTCCGCTACGTCGACGAGCTGGTCCGCATGGGCGCCGACATCCGGGTCGAGCACCACTACGCCCTGATCCGGGGCGTGCCCCGCCTGTCGGGCGCCCCGGTGAAGGCCCACGACATCCGGGCCGGGGCCGCGATCGCCATGGCCGCCCTCGGCGCCGACGGCGAGACGGTCATCGCCGACGCCCAGCACGTGGCCCGGGGCTACGACCGCTTCGTCGAGAAGATGCGCTCGATCGGCGCCGACATGGACGCCGACTGA
- a CDS encoding MFS transporter yields MPNLAQTVVVDDATASTLTAPRSDIVTERPWTAADDAAWRERHPDDDPATEGWTSFAVERGPMLAYRRDVRSTPAGDGTVRVEERTRYQLALGVWSGAVVWPTNRALRRTVSRQTTYAPVWAPPDGLDARSGRVLGLLLTLALVAGYMGTVLTQTITFAADEFGRDTTAQGNVLAAVRVGVLGSLAIVALADRKGRRRLLLWSVALAIAATVAGAFAPSMEVLGVSQTLARGFQTAVTLLLAVVAAEEMPKGARAYAISVMTMTGALGAGMAVWALPLADVGERGWRIIYLVPVLGLPVLRRVGRTLPESQRFVRPHRQATVMRGHARRFWAIGAALFCASAFGAPSSQLLNDFLKDERGFSAARIALFTLVTSTPAGLALVAGGRLADTRGRRVVVAVGVAGGAVVAAWGFTTHGWPLWAANLVATMLGALAVPAMGAYGPELFPTAARAKANGILQVMSVAGSAIGLVVAGHVTDRTGELADAMLLLLPLALIVAVLALTVFPETARRQLEEINPEDDLTRPGEGEVIAADPATADLWPPDGPR; encoded by the coding sequence GTGCCGAACCTCGCCCAGACCGTCGTCGTGGACGACGCCACGGCGAGCACCCTGACGGCTCCCCGGTCCGACATCGTCACCGAGCGGCCCTGGACGGCCGCCGACGACGCCGCCTGGCGCGAGCGGCACCCCGACGACGACCCCGCCACCGAGGGGTGGACCTCCTTCGCCGTCGAGCGGGGGCCGATGCTGGCCTACCGGCGCGACGTCCGGTCCACCCCTGCCGGGGACGGGACGGTGCGCGTCGAGGAGCGGACCCGCTACCAGCTCGCCCTCGGGGTCTGGTCCGGCGCCGTCGTGTGGCCGACGAACCGGGCGCTGCGGCGCACCGTCTCCCGCCAGACCACCTACGCGCCGGTGTGGGCCCCGCCCGACGGCCTCGACGCCCGCTCGGGCCGCGTCCTGGGCCTGCTGCTGACCCTCGCCCTCGTCGCCGGCTACATGGGCACCGTCCTGACCCAGACCATCACCTTCGCCGCCGACGAGTTCGGGCGGGACACCACGGCGCAGGGCAACGTGCTCGCCGCCGTGCGGGTCGGGGTGCTGGGCAGCCTGGCCATCGTCGCCCTGGCCGACCGCAAGGGCCGTCGCCGGCTGCTGCTGTGGTCGGTCGCCCTGGCCATCGCCGCCACCGTGGCCGGCGCCTTCGCCCCGTCCATGGAGGTCCTGGGGGTGTCCCAGACCCTCGCCCGCGGCTTCCAGACCGCCGTGACCCTGCTCCTCGCGGTCGTGGCGGCCGAGGAGATGCCCAAGGGGGCCCGGGCCTACGCCATCAGCGTCATGACCATGACCGGCGCCCTGGGGGCGGGCATGGCCGTGTGGGCCCTGCCGCTGGCCGACGTGGGCGAGCGGGGCTGGCGGATCATCTACCTCGTCCCCGTCCTCGGCCTGCCCGTGCTCCGGCGGGTCGGCCGGACGCTGCCGGAGAGCCAGCGCTTCGTCCGGCCCCACCGCCAGGCCACGGTGATGCGGGGCCACGCCCGGCGCTTCTGGGCCATCGGCGCCGCCCTGTTCTGCGCCTCGGCCTTCGGCGCCCCCAGCAGCCAGCTGCTCAACGACTTCCTCAAGGACGAGCGGGGCTTCTCGGCCGCCCGCATCGCCCTGTTCACCCTCGTCACCAGCACCCCCGCCGGGCTGGCCCTCGTCGCCGGCGGCCGGCTGGCCGACACCCGGGGCCGGCGGGTCGTCGTCGCCGTCGGGGTGGCCGGCGGGGCGGTCGTCGCGGCGTGGGGCTTCACCACCCACGGCTGGCCCCTCTGGGCGGCCAACCTGGTCGCCACCATGCTCGGCGCCCTCGCCGTGCCGGCCATGGGGGCCTACGGCCCCGAGCTGTTCCCCACCGCCGCCCGGGCCAAGGCCAACGGCATCCTCCAGGTGATGTCGGTGGCCGGGAGCGCCATCGGTCTGGTCGTGGCCGGCCACGTGACCGACCGGACCGGCGAGCTGGCCGACGCCATGCTCCTGCTGCTGCCCCTCGCCCTGATCGTCGCCGTCCTGGCCCTGACCGTCTTCCCCGAGACCGCCCGCCGCCAGCTCGAGGAGATCAACCCGGAGGACGACCTCACCCGGCCCGGCGAGGGGGAGGTCATCGCCGCCGACCCCGCCACGGCCGACCTCTGGCCACCCGACGGGCCCCGGTAG
- a CDS encoding L,D-transpeptidase yields the protein MPPAPSSRSWRPLALAAGAAVALVVAVLLSISHAEPRLRPASSIPTTTSTSPTMTAPYRPVESSSTDAATDSASTTTAAAAPAGLGVLPARTSEVATVRTGVDEVPVYASAEAAEVAQTIPATGDYGQQQVFLVAGRSGERLEVLLPVRPNGSRGWIDASAVDVATHDYQIQVSLSGYRMLVQRGSEVVIDTAIGVGTQDTPTVGGDFYTWVLIDPTNAGYGSYAYGLSGFSTLEQFAGGDGRMGIHGTTDASSIGRNVSHGCVRIPDDVVVQMVEDIGLPLGVPVTVLA from the coding sequence GTGCCGCCGGCCCCGTCGTCTCGCTCCTGGCGGCCCCTCGCGCTCGCCGCCGGGGCCGCCGTCGCGCTCGTCGTCGCCGTCCTGCTCTCGATCAGCCACGCCGAGCCCCGCCTGCGCCCGGCGTCGTCGATCCCGACCACGACCTCGACCTCTCCCACGATGACGGCGCCGTACCGGCCGGTGGAGTCGTCCTCGACCGACGCCGCCACCGACTCGGCGTCGACGACCACGGCGGCCGCAGCACCGGCCGGCCTCGGCGTCCTCCCGGCCCGGACGAGCGAGGTGGCGACGGTCCGGACCGGCGTCGACGAGGTCCCCGTCTACGCCAGCGCCGAGGCGGCGGAGGTGGCCCAGACGATCCCGGCCACGGGGGACTACGGCCAGCAGCAGGTGTTCCTGGTGGCCGGCCGGTCGGGCGAGCGGCTCGAGGTCCTGCTCCCGGTGCGCCCCAACGGCAGCCGGGGGTGGATCGACGCCTCCGCCGTCGACGTCGCCACCCACGACTACCAGATCCAGGTGTCGCTCTCGGGCTACCGGATGCTCGTCCAGCGGGGGTCGGAGGTCGTGATCGACACCGCCATCGGCGTCGGCACCCAGGACACACCCACCGTCGGCGGCGACTTCTACACCTGGGTCCTGATCGACCCGACCAACGCCGGGTACGGGTCCTACGCCTACGGCCTGTCGGGGTTCTCGACGCTCGAGCAGTTCGCCGGCGGTGACGGGCGCATGGGCATCCACGGCACCACCGACGCCAGCTCGATCGGCCGGAACGTCAGCCACGGCTGCGTCCGGATCCCCGACGACGTCGTCGTGCAGATGGTCGAGGACATCGGCCTCCCCCTCGGCGTCCCCGTCACCGTCCTCGCCTGA
- a CDS encoding alpha/beta family hydrolase, with the protein MATVEALLLAPGAGADRESPALVAVEQAVAVPTVRMDFPYRREGRKAPDRAPKLIASVREEAVGLAASAGVAPDRIALGGRSMGGRMCSMAVAEGLPAAALVLLSYPLHPPGKPEKLRIEHLPRITVPCLFVGGSRDPFGSPEEIEHHTAAIAGPVTHVWVPGGHSPKGQDAAIAATVADWLGSL; encoded by the coding sequence ATGGCCACCGTCGAGGCGCTGCTCCTCGCCCCCGGGGCCGGGGCCGACCGCGAGAGCCCGGCCCTGGTCGCGGTGGAGCAGGCGGTCGCCGTGCCGACCGTCCGCATGGACTTCCCCTACCGCCGGGAGGGGCGCAAGGCCCCGGACCGGGCGCCCAAGCTGATCGCGTCCGTGCGCGAGGAGGCGGTCGGGCTGGCGGCGTCGGCCGGGGTGGCCCCGGACCGGATCGCCCTCGGCGGCCGGTCGATGGGCGGGCGGATGTGCTCGATGGCGGTGGCCGAGGGGCTCCCCGCCGCCGCGCTCGTGCTGCTCAGCTATCCCCTCCACCCCCCGGGCAAGCCCGAGAAGCTGCGGATCGAGCACCTGCCCCGGATCACCGTGCCCTGCCTCTTCGTCGGTGGGTCGAGGGACCCCTTCGGCTCCCCCGAGGAGATCGAGCACCACACCGCCGCCATCGCCGGACCCGTCACCCACGTCTGGGTCCCCGGCGGCCACTCGCCCAAGGGCCAGGACGCCGCCATCGCCGCCACCGTCGCCGACTGGCTCGGCTCCCTCTGA
- a CDS encoding J domain-containing protein — MVLAELEVFQSRPIAPTRRVALGSCTLPVSPAPGFGGILLGAVAAAFVGRVDPDLHGDLERLTHQLELGHTIPQPRLRHRFQTDHVGLTRRIHRLTGDGERMHLDLDLSEGTSPGPQVLAVVYAAGRLPIESRGPVMRVVRRGLHWRGALDDSILTAVSGQGAGIVTAAARYADPEAWALTVLGLAGPTPGRKDVQRRFRELLRVAHPDHGGGEVEAAERIAELTEARRILLAS; from the coding sequence ATGGTCCTGGCCGAGCTGGAGGTGTTCCAGTCGCGGCCGATCGCCCCGACCCGACGGGTCGCGCTCGGCTCCTGCACCCTGCCCGTCTCACCCGCGCCCGGGTTCGGAGGGATCCTGCTCGGCGCCGTGGCCGCCGCCTTCGTCGGCCGGGTCGACCCCGACCTCCACGGTGACCTCGAGCGCCTGACCCACCAGCTGGAGCTGGGCCACACGATCCCCCAGCCCCGCCTCCGCCACCGGTTCCAGACCGACCACGTCGGGCTCACCCGGCGGATCCACCGCCTCACCGGCGACGGCGAGCGGATGCACCTCGACCTCGACCTGTCGGAGGGCACCTCGCCGGGCCCGCAGGTCCTGGCCGTCGTCTACGCCGCCGGCCGGCTCCCGATCGAGAGCCGTGGACCGGTGATGCGGGTCGTGCGCCGGGGGCTGCACTGGCGGGGCGCCCTCGACGACTCGATCCTCACCGCCGTCAGCGGCCAGGGCGCGGGGATCGTCACCGCCGCCGCCCGGTACGCCGACCCGGAGGCCTGGGCCCTCACGGTCCTCGGCCTGGCCGGCCCGACGCCCGGGCGCAAGGACGTCCAGCGCCGCTTCCGCGAGCTGCTGCGCGTCGCCCACCCCGACCACGGTGGCGGCGAGGTCGAGGCCGCCGAGCGGATCGCCGAGCTGACCGAGGCCCGGCGCATCCTGCTCGCCAGCTGA